The Oxyura jamaicensis isolate SHBP4307 breed ruddy duck chromosome 8, BPBGC_Ojam_1.0, whole genome shotgun sequence genome has a segment encoding these proteins:
- the LRRC8B gene encoding volume-regulated anion channel subunit LRRC8B, which translates to MITLTELKYLADAQSSYHILKPWWDVFWYYLTMIMLLVAVLAGALQLTQTRVLCCLPCKLEFDNHCAVPWDLVKTNLNMSASSTAQIIIPLKIQNDLHRQQYSYIDAVCYERQLHWFAKFFPYLVLLHTFIFAACSNFWLYYPSTSSRLEHFVAILQKCFDSPWTTRALSETVAEQSVRKLPIAKSKAVISSPGSSVDIGASRQSLPYTQPGLETTGRENSSSVLDKKEGEQAKAIFEKVKKFRVHVEEKDVIYKVYMKQIIVKVIVFVIIIFYVPYYLSFITLEIDCVVNVQAFTGYKRYQCVYSLAEIFKVLASFYVVLVIFYGLTCTYSLWWMLRSSLKQYSFEKLREKSNYSDIPDVKNDFAFILHLADQYDPLYSQRFSIFLSDLSENKLKQINLNNEWSVEKLKNKLVRNSQDKIELNLFMLNGLPDSVFELTEIEVLSLELIPEAKLPSAVTQLVNLKELNVYHSSLTMDYPAVSFLEENLKTLRLKSSEMGRIPFWVFHLKNLKELCLTGYFVLDHHNSIYNESFQGLKNLKSIHLKTNLSRIPQVVTDLLPSLQHLSINNEGNKLIVLNNLKKLVNLRTLELICCDLERIPHSIFTLNNLHEIDLKENNLRTVEEIISFQHLKNLSCLKLWHNSISYVPVQIGALSNLEQLYLNYNNIKNVPLQLFLCKKLQHLDLSYNKLTSIPEEISYLTNLQYLALTKNHIELLPDGLFQCKKLQFLLLGNNSLMNLSPCVGQLLNLVQLELVGNYLESLPAELEECQFLKRNSLIVEERLLKTLPPRVRERLQTCSDKC; encoded by the exons ATGATCACGCTAACAGAACTCAAATACTTAGCAGATGCCCAGTCATCCTACCACATACTAAAACCATGGTGGGATGTCTTCTGGTATTACCTCACCATGATAATGCTGCTAGTTGCTGTGCTTGCTGGGGCTCTCCAGCTTACTCAAACCAGAGTGTTGTGTTGTCTTCCTTGCAAGCTAGAATTTGACAATCATTGTGCCGTGCCTTGGGATTTAGTTAAAACCAACCTTAACATGTCTGCTAGCTCTACAGCACAGATAATCATCCCGCTTAAAATCCAGAATGATCTCCATCGGCAGCAGTATTCCTATATTGATGCAGTATGTTATGAGAGACAGCTTCATTGGTTTGCCAAATTTTTTCCATACCTAGTGCTTCTGCATAcctttatttttgcagcttgCAGTAATTTCTGGCTTTACTATCCTAGTACAAGTTCCAGGCTTGAGCACTTCGTAGCAAttcttcagaagtgttttgATTCTCCATGGACAACACGTGCCCTCTCAGAAACAGTTGCCGAGCAGTCTGTGAGGAAGTTGCCAATAGCCAAATCCAAAGCAGTGATTTCATCACCTGGGAGTTCAGTAGATATAGGGGCTAGCAGACAGTCCCTGCCATATACGCAGCCTGGCTTGGAAACAACTGGAAGAGAAAACTCCTCAAGCGTTCTTGACAAAAAAGAAGGGGAACAAGCTAAAGCTATATttgaaaaagtgaagaaattcaGAGTACATGTTGAAGAGAAGGATGTCATATATAAAGTGTATATGAAACAGATCATAGTCAAAGTCATTGTgtttgtaataataatattttatgttccCTATTATTTATCCTTTATTACACTTGAAATAGATTGTGTAGTTAATGTTCAAGCCTTTACAGGCTACAAAAGGTACCAGTGTGTTTATTCACTAGCAGAAATTTTTAAAGTTCTGGCTTCATTTTACGTTGTTTTAGTGATCTTCTATGGCTTAACTTGTACGTACAGTTTGTGGTGGATGTTAAGAAGTTCACTTAAGCAATATTCTTTTGAGAAGCTGAGAGAGAAAAGTAACTACAGCGATATACCTGATGTAAAGAATGACTTTGCATTTATTCTCCACTTGGCAGATCAGTATGATCCTCTTTATTCCCAACGATTCTCAATATTCTTGTCTGATTTGagtgaaaacaaactgaaacagattAATCTGAACAATGAATGGTcagtggaaaaactgaaaaataaactagtAAGAAATTCCCAGGACAAGATTGAACTTAACCTTTTCATGTTAAATGGTCTTCCAGACAGTGTATTTGAACTGACAGAAATAGAAGTCCTAAGCTTGGAACTTATTCCCGAAGCCAAACTTCCTTCAGCTGTGACCCAGCTAGTCAATCTCAAAGAACTCAACGTTTATCATTCATCGCTAACTATGGATTATCCAGCAGTGAgctttttagaagaaaatctgaaaacattGCGTCTGAAATCGAGTGAGATGGGAAGAATTCCCTTTTGGgtctttcatctgaaaaacCTTAAAGAATTGTGCTTAACAGGATATTTCGTGCTAGATCATCACAACTCCATTTACAATGAAAGCTTTCAGGGActaaaaaatctgaaatcaatTCACTTAAAAACCAACCTTTCCCGTATACCTCAAGTGGTTACAGATCTTCTGCCTTCTTTGCAACACTTGTCTATCAACAACGAGGGAAATAAATTGATAGTGCTAAATAACTTAAAGAAGCTGGTAAACCTGAGAACCTTGGAATTAATCTGCTGTGATCTAGAGCGCATTCCCCATTCTATTTTTACACTAAACAATTTGCATGAGAttgacttaaaagaaaataatctcagaACAGTGGAAGAAATAATTAGTTTTCAGCATCTTAAGAACCTTTCTTGCTTAAAACTCTGGCACAACAGCATTTCATATGTTCCAGTGCAGATTGGTGCATTATCAAATCTGGAACAACTGTATCTAAATtacaataatattaaaaatgttccGTTGCAgctatttctttgcaaaaagtTGCAACATTTGGATCTTAGCTATAATAAGCTAACCTCTATACCCGAAGAGATCAGTTATCTGACCAATCTACAGTACTTGGCTTTGACAAAAAACCAT aTTGAATTGCTGCCTGATGGATTATTTCAGTGCAAAAAGCTGCAATTTCTTCTTCTGGGAAATAACAGTCTGATGAATTTGTCCCCTTGCGTGGGTCAGCTACTGAATCTTGTTCAATTAGAGCTTGTTGGAAACTATCTTGAATCACTTCCTGCTGAACTAGAAGAATGTCAGTTCCTAAAACGGAATAGTCTAATTGTAGAAGAAAGGTTGTTAAAAACACTTCCACCTCGTGTAAGAGAGCGTTTGCAGACATGCTCAGATAAGTGCTAA